The Alligator mississippiensis isolate rAllMis1 chromosome 8, rAllMis1, whole genome shotgun sequence genomic sequence CCGCGGGCTCCGGGTCGCCGGCGAGCAGGCTGCGCGGGGCGGCGTCCAGGAAGAAGGTGGTGGAGCCGCGCGGGTGGCTGGGCTCGGGGCCAGCTGCGAGCAGGCTgcgcggggccagggccagggccggggccggggcgcgggCGAAGGCGAGGCGCGCGGGCGGCGTGAGGGGGGTGGAGGTGAGGAAGGAGCCGGAGCACAGGGACAGGCAGCTCGAGCTCTCGTCCGGCGCGGCCCCCGCGCtgcgctccagctcgccggcgcCGGGCCCAGGCAGCGCCCAGGGGGAGCCCGGCGGGGTGCGGGGGCCCGGGcccggggcgggggcagggggcgcGGGCCCGGCGCGCGGTAGCACGAAGGTGAGgtcgggggccggggccggcgcctGCAGGCTGCGGGGCctggggcgggcgcggggcgcggggctggggctggcgggcgGCGGCTCCGCCTCGATGGTGGACACGTCGCGGCCCCGCAGGAGCTCGCGGACCTCGGCCGCGAAGAAGCTGCGGAAGAGCGGCGGCGGCACCACGTCGGGCGGCGGCTCCCACGGCCCGTCCATAGCGCCCGGCAGCCCCTGCGCAGCTACACACTACATAGCGGTGGGAGCCGGCGGCCCGCCTCGCTTTCATACGCCGCTCGCGCCGCCATTGGCCGCTCCCTCACCAATCAGCGGCCTGGGTCCCCCTGCACCAATCGTGACTCCGGCGCTCGCACCGAGGGCTGGCCAATGAGGGCGCGAGCTGGCTCCTGGCGGATGGGAGCGGCGGGCTCCTCCCCACCCGGAAGCGGGCGCCGGGCGCCGAGCACGTGGGCGGTGACGAGCCCTCTGCGGCCGGGGCCGGTCCCGGCTGCACCAGCGCGGAGAGCGCCGGCCCGCGAGCGGGGGAGGGAGGCGAGGAGGGCAGCCCCTTCCCGCCGGGTGGCTGGAGCCCGCGGAGCAGGGGCCGGGAGGAAGCGCTGGTTCTTCCCCTGCCATTACCGCCCCTGCCGCAGGAGGCTCCGACCCTTTAGCGAGCCCCGCGCTGAAGACGACACTTATTTTGTTCACTCGGTTTTAAGAATATGTAACTTCACGTGTTTGTTTTGTAATATGTAAAACAAGCACAGCGgggcccttcctccctccctccgtgCCTGTGCGCTGCTCCGGCCCTGCCAGCCGATTCCCGACGGGAACGTGGGGCGCGGCAGCACGGCCGCTCGCTGCGCACCGTGCAACGTGCGTGCAGGCACAGGCCATGCCGCCCGCTCCGCCGCGCCCCAGCTCGTGTCCCTCTCTGCATCCCCGCCCTCCTGAGAACCCCTCAGGGACAGACGTAGACAGCGTGGCTTCACAGTGGTTTAATATGAACAGAACTCAGACATGACATCAGACAGTAGGTTGAAGACATTTGCTGAATTAAAGCCCCGCAGCAGGATATATACACAGAAGAAAGAGCCTTCAATCCCCCAGCACTTGTGCACGGACGAGGGAGTTTAGAAACATGACcgatggggaaggcagcaggttgCTTCAGACAGCGAGCAAGGACAGGCTGGAAGCGCGGCTCCATCCCAAAGCAGCgcctggggagggtggaggggagcacAGCCTCAGCCTAGGACCCCTCCTCGGCCCGTGTCAGTCGGAGCCACTCCTGGCTGCCAGGACTGGACTCCTGCCACGCTGCATCCGCCACAGCCCGGTGCAGCCCAGGGAGCCGCTCAGCCAGCCTGCGTCAACGACACTCCAGGCTCCCGGCCCCGCCACCCCCCACTGCAccagagcccctgccccagccccaccaccacacCCGGGCAAGGGGAGCCCCGCGTGAATAGCTCAGTGGATGCgctggccagcaggagcctgggcatCCCCACGGCCAGGAGGTCAGGTCACTGCAGATCAATACAAAAAAGGCAGAAGCCTCCTCTCTCCAGAGCCAAGACACCCACTGCCCCTCCAGGTCCCCCTCTGCACAAGGGTCCCCCATCCACGGCAAGCAACTGAGTTTGGAGAGCAAAGAGGCAAGTGCACCAAGAAGCAAATCCATGAAGGGACCGGCTCGCAGCCTTCTGCACCCTCTGAGGAAAGTGCTTTTAAAGAGCTGCCTGAATAGTCCGTGCCTTTTTGCCCACACTAGTAAGTGCCTGGCCTCAAAGCTTCGCAGGGCGGGGGAGCAGCAGCGAGGCACAGGGAGGGGCAACAACCGGGGCACCTTGCAACTGGTAGCACATCTAGTGCTAGTTTGGATCTaacagctcctgccccacactgATTGCAAGAGCGTTCCCgaggggggcaagcagcagtcAGCACCACTCAGTCTGGGAGTAGCAgtgccccactcaccctgccAGGCCCCCCACCTCCCGAGAAGTGAAAGGAAGAAGCCAAGCCTGAGGAGACCAACGCAAGAAGCAGCCAACACAAGTCTGTTCACTGGGTGCTGCAAAGCCTGACCAGACCCCCCCCTGCACTGGGCCAAGCCTTGGCACGTTCTCAACTCCTCAGCTACACATGCTTGCAGCCTcagcagcccaggcccagcccaacccccttcCAAACATACTGGACTGCTCCATGAGAGCTCAGGCGATGGAGACGTCCCCAAAGCTGCCAGCAGCATAGGagagagcatggggtgggggagggatgagcCCCGCTGTGCTGAGCAGGCCTGCAAGGCAGgaggcctggagcagggggtagAGCAGAATCCTGGGCCTCAGGACTGGGCAGCGGAAGAGGGAGGGTTCATGCGGGAGGAGGCATGGGATGGGCAAGgaccagctgcctgccccagcaccggAGTTTCTGGGTAAGCCTTACTATctccccagcacctgctgccgCGGCTGACCGGCGACAATCACTGTTCTGCTCAGTTTCCTTTAGATATGCTCGGGGCTGCGTGGACAGGGAAGCAAAGGTCACTTTGGAGCCTTctgtgaggggagaggggcagcttcCATACACTGCAATAATGCCTCGTGCCAGTCCCGTCACACACCTACTCGCTCCTGCCACCACAGATACACTGCATGCGTCTTCACACCTTCAGGCCCAGATCAAAGCCCAGCAGATATCAACGCTGCTGCCAGATacgaaaagagaaaaaaatactggAGAAACTGGGAGGTTCAGAGAGAAGCTGGTTCAGAGGAGACAGATTTAGTGTAAAAATAAATGTCATTTCTGCAGGAGGAAGGTGGAATGGAGGAAGACAGAGTGCCGGGCTCTCCTACTGACGGACTTTCCCTGGGACGTAGTTCCTGTCGATGGTCTCCTCCTGCAGGAACATGTGTAAGCAGCGCTCGTTCTGTGCCAGAGGGTGTCCGGCGATTCTGCAAGGGAACCGGGAGCGGAGGTTagtgcctgcccagcccaggcctcgTCCCATGCTGTGGGAAGCAAGGACACACTCGCCACCTTTGCCTGCAAGGGAGGAGGTCCCACTCCCATCTTGTTAGTGCAGAACAGAGCCTCACTGTGGGTCTGATCCTACCCACACGGACGCAGCACCCAGTCGGTCAtgccagggccctgtgccacgctccagctcccccttcccctcgcCTGGCTGCTGTCTccaagtgacagcagcagcagcctcagcacCAGCACAAGAGGCAGAAAGGCCCAGGGGCCTGCACTGCTCAGCACCCCGCAGGAGCCAGCGGCACGCGCACAGCCCCCGACACAGAGGGAAGGGGCAACACACAGCAGCGATCCCTTCAGAGCTGCAGCTTTGCCAGCTGCGCGCTGCGGTGAGGGCAGCGGCCacggccccagcagcagcagacagccctTCACCGCCCCAGCCACGTCCCGTGCCGACTCGTGATGCTTACTTGTTAATAAACTGTTCtagcccctgcctcctctcctcgATGAAAGACTCCTCAAAGATCCCCTCGTCACCCCGGAACGGGAGCTGTCGTTTCAAGGCTTTCCCGGGCAGCGGCGGCACTACAATCTGGAAGCACGCGCCCGCGTCAGCCAAGAGCCCAGTGTGCGCCCGCGGGGGGCAGCCCCTCGGCAGCCCTGCAGGCCACGGTCCTGAAGCCACCcgctgccccggctgggcagggcagggcagggcagggcagggcagggcagggcagggcagggcaggcgtCGTGCCCTGGGAACCTCCCCCCCACAGAGGGACAAGGGGCAGCAGCTCAAGTGTGTCCGTCCCTCCCCCCCGGCGGTGGAGACCAGggcaggccgggccgggccgggccgggcgctcACCTTGCTGTCTCGCTCCAGCTCGTTCTTCAGCCACTCGAAGTCGCTGTACCGCCGCCTCACGCACGACTCCTTCAGCTTGAAGATGGGGAGGTTTGTCTGCAAGGCAGAGGCGCGGTTAACGGGCGGGCGCCCGGGCTCCACGCAGGTGCCGGCACGGGGCCGGCCCGGCGGCACTGCACCGGCTCAGACCGCCCGCCTGCCCGGCCTACAGCGCACCTGGCGgctccccggcccggcccggccccgcgctccGACACCGCCCGGCCGTGAGCGCCCGGGTCCCGGGGCGCGGCGAGGgcccggggcgggcgggcgggcgggcgggcgagcgcggccccctcccccggcgcggcgcggcccgcaCCCACCCGCATGCGCAGCTCGTAGCTGGTGTAGCGCGCGCGGCCCACGCCCACGGTCTGCGGGTTGAAGATGTCGATCTCGAGGAAGTTGCTGGGCGGCCCGTAGGCGTCCGTCAGGTCCTGCGGCTTCGCGTTCAGGCGCCGGGTGTCGGCCACCGCCGCCTCCGACAtggtgccgccgccgccgccgccgcacagccccgccccgcctcccgcgccgccccgcccagCCAGGTTCCGGGGCGCCCGGCGCTGGCCCCGCAACGCGCAtggccgcgccccgccccgccccgcccacaTTCAGGGGCCGGGGAGCTgagcgcccgccccgccccgcccgagCCCGCGGACCCTGCGCGCCGGcaccgcggcccggcccggcccggcccggcccagccccaccGGGGCGCCCGCACGCCGGGGCACGCAGGGTCCCGGCCGGCGCGCTTcatccgcccgcccgcccgccccggaACATGAGTAGCAAAGGGGCGAGCCGGCTGCACGCCGGCACCGCCGCGCGTGTGCGTGCATATGcagacacccccaccccacccggcGCTGCGGGCCCGTTAGGGCGTCACGTGCACCCCACGTGGCGCTGGGCCCCCCCGCATACATCAGCGCGCTCCGCGGGCCTCGGGCTGGGTgtgcagcccccgccccgcccgcagCGCGGCTCTGCTGCCTTAGGGGCTTGGGCAGCTGTTGGCACAGGACGGCCgtgccaggccccagctccctAGACTGGCAGGCGAGCACAGGGAGCGCCCTCACGCTCCCATCAACCTCCATGGTGGTCCCAGGCGGGCAGGGCCGTCAGCCACAAACCACGCACAGCCGGGTCGCCGGGTGCCCGTGTTGGCTGAGCCGAACAGCCGGCAGGGAGGAAAACcagcaggaaggaagaagaaaggctCAGGATAAACCAGCCCTTCGCACGCACTGCTAGAGAAGAATGGCAGGGTCGGCTTGGCTCCCCGTGCAACCCCCAGACcagtggtggcaggcagaggCCTGGGACCCGGCAGAGAACGGGGCTGTGGCCGCACAGGAAGTTGTGGTCTTTTTCCAGGGGGAAACGGGAATGGTTGGGGAACCAGACAGACACTGGGATGCCCTAAGACCTTCTGAAGGACTTGCAAACCCCTTGGTGGAGGTCAGGCCTGACGGACACGAATGGGCAGTGTTGGTGCAAAGCCTTTCCTCTCCAGGCTCTGTGAGAAGTGGGAATAAGCAGGGCTTTGGGTCTAAGGCAGCTCTCCGGTCACAGTCTTCTGCAGGACGAACTTCAGGCATCgaaagcagctgggtgggggcgaGGGGAGCGAGTCTGATGGACACAGAGGATGCCCTAGGCCAAGGCACAGCCTGGGAGTGGGAGACGTGGAATCCCACCCTGGACGGGGAATGACCGTGAAGGGGAAAGAGGTGCAGgtgctcctggagctgcagggttatGAAGTGTCTTCAGCCTGCCAGGCAGCAATTGTGCAGAGGGACATAGTGCTGCACAAGAAGCAGGACTGTGCCTTGGGTGGACACAAGCCTGCATCAGTCCCCTTCACTGGCTTTCAACAGGTCTCTGGACCCACGCTGCAGGGCACACGTAAAAACACGGGTGGGTCCCATCCCGAACAGCACGGCCTGCAGCCCCTAAGAACCGGCCATCTCCGggctgtgctgcccagctcctTTTCCAACGGTCCCCCACATCCGCGGGGAGGCTCCGCCgtgcctggggaagctgcagtcTCCAGACCCCGGGGGGTTGGgtttcaccactgctgctgctaataCTATTATTACTTGCTGTTTCTATAGTAACGCATACATCAGGGTGGAAGACTCCTACAAAAGGCAACTGGTCTCAGGCATCCTCATCCTGTCCTcaagagagcagaaagcagcaaTGAGGCCCCTAATCTGCGAGGTATTTTGAACATCAACCATGGGGTTTTTGCACTCTCTCCTCAGCTCCTAGTTTCCCCGCttccctgccactgcgtgcagGGGTGGCGTTCGGGCTCTGAATGATAATGTCTTTCAACACGGGCAGCTCAAGAGGGAGCGGAGGATGTGGTTATGGAGCCTTCATTTGCTCTCTGCTCCCCTGACCCAGGATGCCCTGTCCCAGGTGGTGGTGTCACGCAGCCCCTGCACATGCTCTGGGCACAAGTAACATGAGTTGCACACGCCAGGCCTCACGCAAGGTCTGAAAAGCATTACCCGTCTTCCAGCACACGTTTGGTCTCTGTTTAAGGAAGAGCAGCACTGATAAAAGCCTTCCCGTTCAAAAACCTCGAGTTTTAGATAAATCTAGGCTGTATGTGCCGATGTTAAAATGTGTTGAGACCCCGGATATCACCGTTCTACAGCAGCAGCCGGCTGCTGCCGGCTCCCGTAGGGCCCTCGCCTGCCCGTAGTGATGGCGGCGCCAGGCTGGCTTCATCCGGCCAGTTGCAGCAGGCGCCAGCCATATTGGATACGGGCAGGCTGGCGGGAGGCGGGCCTTGCTGCCCCCGCGTTGAGCACCAGCTCCTGGACTGAGGGGGGCGGCGAGTGCCGACGTCCCCGAGGCGTGCAGGAGGCACAGCCGGCGGAGCGAGGCGGCTCGACCTCGGGCACAGCCTACCGGGGGGGGGAAGCGCGAGTGACGCACCGCCTGTTTGGGAGGAAGTCGGGGGTGTTATGTAAGGCACGCTTCCGGCACCCCCCGCGGAGCATCCTGGGAGCTGTAGTCCGCCTCCACACCAGCCCTGCCACGATGCCTTTCCGTGCCCCCGCCCTCCTTTGCGGCGCGGGGGCTGACGGGAAGCCGAGTCCTGGCGCCGGCGCGGCGAGCGGGGTCCGGCGCGTTGGAAACTCCCCGCCCCGGCATGCCTCGCGGGCGCATGCGCAGACGCCGCGGGCCGTGGTAAACAGAGCCGTGAGGCGGCGGCAGCGGCCGGGCCGCGACGGGCATGAGGCGGCGCTGAGGggccatggcggcggcggcggggctggACCTCGAGCTCGACCCCGACTTCGCGCCGCAGAGTCGGCCGCGTTCCTGCACCTGGCCCCTGCCGCGGCCTGAACTCGCGGGCGCGCAGCCCGCggccgagcccgagcccgaggcggcggggcccggggcggcggcggcggcggggcccggggaggcggcggctgcggcggcggggcccggggcggcggcggggcccgggCGGGCGGAGGCGGCGCGGGCGGCGCGCAAGGGCGGCTCCCGCCGCAACGCGTGGGGCAACCAGTCTTACGCCGAGCTGATCAGCCAAGCCATCGACAGCGCGCCCGACAAGCGCCTCACGCTGGCGCAGATCTACGAGTGGATGGTGCGCTCCGTGCCCTACTTCAAGGACAAGGGCGACAGCAACAGCTCTGCCGGCTGGAAGGtaccgcgggcgggcgggcgggcgggctgcCCCGGCCCGGGGCTGTTCCGTGCTGGAGCCCCCTCTGCCCGCGTGCGGCCTGGCCCGCCGTGCTGGCAGCGGGGCCCGGGGCCTGGCGGGACGGGCGCTGCGGGGCGAGTCCTCGGCGGCTGACCGCGCGTGGGACGCGCCTGTGCTCCGGGGCGCCTGGGGCTGGTGCTTGTTTGCGGTCAGACGGCGTCTCTCGTCCTGCAGCGGGAGCCGGGCACAGCTGCTCCAGGTGCGGCGTGGGCTTGCGGCGCTTGTCCTGCCcgcagcagcccctgctctgagcgCCGGCACGGCCGTGCACAGTGCACGTGGCAGGTGGCGGCGGGGGGCGTTTTCATCTGCCCCAGTGAGGGCAGCTGACGAGGGCACAGCGCGAACGCGGTTGCACCCGAGGCACGGCGTGCTGCAGCGGTTTccccaggagccagggcagcGGCGAGAGGTTTGCCGTTCTGCGGGGCCTCGTGGCTGGTTGTGCCTGCCCAATACCCTGGGGACAGGCGCGGGCGAGCCCTGGAGACGATGAGGCGGCTCTTACCTCAAGAGCAGGGTCTTGCAGCCGCCCTCCTGGCGGCGTGTGGAGTGGGTCTGAACTCTTTCCCGTGCCGTTGCGCTGTCCTGTTTGTCCCCTTCCCCGGGGCGTGGTGGCTGGCTGGAGAGGCCGAGTAGCTTGACTGAAAACCAGGAATTCCCCCTATGAGTCTTTTCAATCCCAGTGGAATCAAACTGGCACATAGTTGTTATGGGAGGTTTTGCCAGCATGCGTTGCTGTGCACACCTGGACATATTTCCTGTCTCTCAGGTAGCTTGGGTTCATCTGAAGGGGAGTTTTCCAGCCCCTGTAGTCAAGGCAGGGTGTCCTGACCTACCCCCAGCTGCAGCAAACGACGTGCTGTCATTCTGGCTAATAGCGGTGGAGCTGATGGTGATTCCCTGCTCTCTGCGTTGCCCGTTAGACAAAGAGCGTCTGCGTGTTCTGTAGGCAGTGACCAATGGGATTTTGTATGGAGCAGAGTCCCATCAAGTTCTCCGCCAGATGTAACTTTAAAGCAACTTTCTTGGCCTCTGACTAACTGTGAAAGAGAGATCTGCACTGTAACCTCTTCAGCCAGCCGCATCCAAGTCTTGGAGTAAGTAGGTGAAGCTTGCAGACAGAGCGACATGGGACGAGGCACTTTGAAGTCTTGTACAAGGCATGTGCTGCCCTGGtgcgcagggctgggagtggcCCGCAGTCGCTGTTCCACTGCTCTATTTGGAGGTGGCTGGCAACACTTTTCCACTTAAAAGGTACTGGGGAGATTGAAGTCTAATGAAAAACCATGATTTCAGCCACTCATTGGGCGATGGAATCCTACAAGGGAAGCAGGCTGTGTTTGTGGGGCGGCAGACAGATTCGTGTGTGTCGTGAAGGGGTTTGGGAACGAGCAGAGGTCTCCTTGTCGCCCTGGCACTGGCACTGTGGATCTCGGGGGCAGCTCCctttccagcactgctgcctgtgaATGAGCCAATTCAGATGGGCTTCTTACTGGTCTGGACtccagcagaggcagagcagggacttCCTGGGGGAGTTGTGGGTGACCACTGATTGAAATCATCGGTTTGAATCTTGGCTGGAGCTTGTACCCTTTGGGCGCATTCTCCTAAAGAGAGTTAGTCTTGTGTAGTGCAGTGACCTGGGGGGCAGGCTGTAACTGTGCATTTTGCTCAGCTAGTAACTGCTGAACTTACAGTTGCTCAGGTTCTTATTTATTGGTAGACTATGGCGAATGGCATTTTTCTCGTTTACTAGGTGATCTGTCTAGCTGTGTTTAGAGGCAGatgaaattcaaataaaaattcaCAAACATTGGAAGAGTAAGTTTATCA encodes the following:
- the SNX12 gene encoding sorting nexin-12; its protein translation is MSEAAVADTRRLNAKPQDLTDAYGPPSNFLEIDIFNPQTVGVGRARYTSYELRMRTNLPIFKLKESCVRRRYSDFEWLKNELERDSKIVVPPLPGKALKRQLPFRGDEGIFEESFIEERRQGLEQFINKIAGHPLAQNERCLHMFLQEETIDRNYVPGKVRQ